The proteins below come from a single Rhodococcus sp. WMMA185 genomic window:
- a CDS encoding class I SAM-dependent methyltransferase, whose protein sequence is MIDLARATYPRLRFEVGSMDALDLADETLQGIVAWYSVIHTPPHEMPSYIAEFRRVLMPGGHFLLAFFESESDPVTVFDHKVAPAYRWPIGDLATLVVETGFTEVGRMLREPREGERFRRGHLLMRKDEQLR, encoded by the coding sequence ATGATCGACCTCGCCCGTGCAACATACCCACGGCTGCGGTTCGAGGTCGGTTCCATGGACGCTCTGGACTTGGCCGACGAAACACTGCAAGGCATCGTTGCCTGGTACTCGGTCATTCACACTCCTCCGCACGAGATGCCCTCGTACATAGCCGAGTTCCGGCGTGTGCTCATGCCGGGAGGCCACTTCTTGCTCGCCTTCTTCGAGTCGGAGAGTGATCCGGTGACGGTGTTCGACCACAAGGTCGCTCCCGCCTATCGGTGGCCGATAGGCGACCTCGCGACATTGGTGGTCGAAACCGGATTCACCGAAGTCGGCAGGATGCTGCGCGAGCCGCGGGAGGGGGAACGGTTCCGCCGTGGCCATCTGCTGATGCGCAAAGACGAGCAACTCAGGTGA
- a CDS encoding NfeD family protein has protein sequence MAALIWLVAGVLLAAAEALTGDFFLLMLAGGALATAGVTAVTDFPVWIDALIFGVLSISLILGVRPVLLRRFASPPPIAIGTEALSGKQALVLEEVAEHRGQVKLDSGDVWTARPLDSTEVYPPGTTVTVMQIDGATAVVWRGL, from the coding sequence GTGGCTGCATTGATTTGGCTGGTAGCGGGCGTCCTGCTCGCCGCCGCGGAAGCCTTGACCGGGGACTTCTTCCTCCTCATGCTCGCGGGCGGTGCGTTGGCGACCGCGGGTGTTACGGCGGTTACGGACTTCCCGGTCTGGATCGACGCGTTGATCTTCGGAGTGCTCTCCATCTCACTGATCCTCGGGGTACGTCCGGTGTTGCTGCGGAGGTTCGCGAGTCCGCCACCCATCGCGATCGGGACAGAGGCGCTCTCGGGGAAGCAGGCATTGGTCCTCGAGGAAGTCGCGGAGCACAGGGGGCAGGTCAAGTTGGATAGCGGAGACGTATGGACGGCCCGGCCGCTGGACAGCACCGAGGTGTACCCGCCGGGAACCACCGTGACGGTAATGCAAATTGACGGCGCAACCGCCGTTGTATGGAGAGGACTGTAG
- a CDS encoding SPFH domain-containing protein encodes MEALIVLIVIVLFIALVVSKSVALIPQADAAVIERLGRYSRTISGQLTFLIPFVDRIRAKVDLRERVVSFPPQPVITQDNLTLSIDTVVYFQVTNPHAAVYEISNYIVGVEQLTTTTLRNVVGGMTLEDTLTSRDSINGQLRGVLDEATGRWGLRVARVELKSIDPPPSIQESMEKQMKADREKRATILTAEGHRESAIKTAEGDKQSRILAAEGAKQASILSAEGERQSRILRAQGERAAKYLQAQGQAKAIEKVFAAIKSGKPTPELLAYQYLQTLPQMAQGDANKVWMVPSDFGDALKGFAKNLGAQGMDGVFRYEPSTTDEDLPKPEDDSEEVADWFETKSDPTIAQAVRAAEVAARQPVESPGAPGALGKRPASGEQGSVAGGPVPGQLPPPDNA; translated from the coding sequence ATGGAAGCACTCATAGTGCTGATCGTGATCGTGCTGTTCATCGCCTTGGTGGTGTCCAAGTCGGTGGCGCTGATTCCGCAGGCCGATGCGGCGGTGATCGAGCGCCTGGGCCGATACTCGCGGACGATATCGGGGCAGTTGACTTTCCTGATCCCGTTCGTTGACCGCATTCGCGCCAAGGTGGATCTGCGGGAACGGGTGGTCTCGTTCCCACCACAGCCGGTGATCACCCAGGACAATCTGACGCTCAGCATCGACACCGTCGTGTACTTCCAGGTGACCAACCCGCACGCCGCGGTGTACGAGATCAGCAACTACATCGTCGGCGTGGAGCAGTTGACCACCACCACTCTGCGTAACGTCGTCGGCGGTATGACGCTGGAGGACACGTTGACCTCCCGCGATTCCATCAACGGCCAACTCCGTGGAGTTCTGGACGAGGCCACCGGGCGATGGGGCCTGCGCGTCGCCCGCGTCGAGCTCAAGAGCATCGATCCGCCGCCGTCGATCCAGGAGTCGATGGAGAAGCAGATGAAGGCGGACCGTGAGAAGCGAGCCACGATTCTCACCGCCGAGGGGCACCGCGAATCGGCGATCAAGACCGCAGAGGGTGACAAGCAGAGCCGGATCCTCGCCGCGGAGGGGGCGAAGCAGGCGTCCATCCTCAGCGCGGAAGGTGAGCGACAGTCTCGCATTCTGAGGGCTCAGGGTGAGAGGGCGGCCAAGTACCTGCAGGCGCAGGGTCAGGCGAAGGCGATCGAAAAGGTCTTCGCGGCAATCAAGTCCGGCAAGCCGACCCCCGAACTGCTCGCATACCAGTACCTACAGACGCTGCCGCAGATGGCGCAAGGTGATGCGAACAAGGTGTGGATGGTGCCGAGCGACTTCGGGGACGCCCTCAAGGGATTCGCGAAGAACCTGGGTGCGCAGGGCATGGACGGCGTGTTCCGGTACGAGCCGTCCACCACGGACGAGGATCTGCCGAAGCCCGAGGACGATTCGGAAGAGGTAGCGGACTGGTTCGAGACCAAATCCGACCCGACCATCGCCCAGGCGGTTCGCGCCGCTGAGGTCGCGGCCCGTCAGCCGGTCGAGAGCCCTGGGGCTCCGGGGGCTCTGGGCAAGCGGCCCGCCTCAGGCGAGCAGGGTTCGGTCGCCGGTGGACCGGTGCCGGGGCAGCTACCACCGCCGGACAACGCCTGA